In a single window of the Pedosphaera parvula Ellin514 genome:
- a CDS encoding ribonuclease H-like domain-containing protein, translated as MKNIVYFDLETQKSAEEVGGWDKISAMRMSIGVTYSTARGDYKIYGEKQVDDLLTELQRADLVVGFNHLRFDYEVLHGYTSMDLRQLPTLDMLVELQNTLQHRLSLDSIATATFGLEKTAEGLQAIEWFRQGKLMEIAEYCCFDVKLTKMVYEHGVNYKELHYHNRFGKKLTVAVKW; from the coding sequence ATGAAGAACATCGTTTATTTCGACCTGGAAACACAGAAGTCCGCCGAGGAAGTCGGCGGCTGGGACAAGATCAGCGCCATGCGCATGAGCATCGGCGTTACCTACTCCACCGCCCGTGGCGATTACAAAATCTACGGCGAAAAACAGGTCGACGATCTCCTCACCGAACTCCAGCGTGCCGATCTCGTAGTCGGTTTCAACCACCTCCGCTTCGATTACGAGGTGCTCCATGGTTACACCTCCATGGACCTCCGCCAGTTACCTACGCTAGATATGCTCGTGGAACTGCAGAACACTCTTCAGCATCGCCTTTCTCTCGATTCCATTGCCACCGCCACCTTTGGCCTCGAAAAAACTGCCGAAGGCCTTCAGGCCATCGAATGGTTCCGCCAGGGCAAACTCATGGAAATCGCCGAGTACTGCTGCTTTGACGTCAAGCTCACGAAAATGGTTTATGAGCATGGAGTAAACTACAAGGAACTCCACTACCACAACCGCTTCGGCAAAAAACTCACGGTTGCGGTAAAGTGGTAA
- a CDS encoding sensor histidine kinase has product MKAGFAIPREGVQWSARFWSLWEALRPYVVAVLSVVLITALRVALAPILGDRFVYIAYFAGIAATAWFGGWGASLFCTILSFLAADWFFIPPTYHLNLLEFHSVDWIGLLEFSVVGMVITAFSQTAKRGRRRAEASTRIAEEKGKALEAEIGQRKRAEEALVQSEKRLQLALESAHMVGWDWDLARDEITLSPNAKRVFGIRAPSVIKGVNSAFTWIHSEDLEGYRRQLLEALEKRKKYVTRFRIVRSDNGKVIWLEDHGGVVCEAEGKPVRVGGVVVDVTERKRAEEMTEFSTKELEQQVEERTARYVAINRELDSFNYSVSHDLRAPLRAIFSFTQLLSEEYGKDLDAQGREYLQFVIQGAARMNQTVEDLLALARLTQRELQLKHVDLSALAWTVVEEMRCREPAREVHFEILPTPAAYGDPRLMRVVLEHLFSNAWKFTAKRPGARIEFGAMLQEDECVYFVKDNGVGFDMESSKLLFGPFQRLHAAEEFPGTGIGLATVNRIITRHGGRIWAQGEKGKGAVFYFALPCEDAAPGQQLYQMPKFTKWIKGPE; this is encoded by the coding sequence ATGAAGGCTGGCTTTGCAATACCGCGCGAGGGGGTGCAGTGGTCGGCTCGTTTTTGGTCCTTGTGGGAGGCACTGCGTCCTTATGTTGTTGCGGTGCTCAGTGTTGTGTTAATAACGGCGCTTCGAGTCGCCCTGGCGCCAATTTTGGGAGACAGGTTTGTATACATTGCCTATTTTGCCGGGATAGCAGCTACGGCGTGGTTTGGTGGTTGGGGAGCTTCATTATTTTGCACTATTTTAAGTTTTCTGGCGGCAGATTGGTTTTTCATCCCTCCGACGTACCATTTAAATCTGTTGGAATTTCATAGTGTTGATTGGATCGGGTTATTGGAGTTTTCTGTTGTAGGGATGGTCATTACTGCCTTCAGCCAGACGGCCAAGAGGGGACGGCGACGCGCGGAGGCGAGCACGAGAATAGCCGAAGAAAAAGGAAAGGCATTAGAGGCGGAGATTGGGCAGCGCAAACGGGCGGAGGAGGCATTGGTGCAGAGTGAAAAGCGACTGCAATTGGCATTGGAATCCGCGCACATGGTGGGCTGGGATTGGGATCTGGCGAGGGATGAAATAACATTATCTCCCAATGCCAAAAGGGTATTTGGCATTCGTGCGCCGTCAGTGATCAAAGGGGTTAACAGCGCTTTCACCTGGATACATTCCGAAGATCTGGAGGGATATCGGCGGCAACTGCTGGAGGCGCTGGAAAAGCGTAAAAAATATGTGACCCGGTTTCGCATTGTACGCTCCGACAACGGGAAGGTGATTTGGCTGGAAGACCATGGGGGTGTGGTTTGCGAGGCTGAAGGGAAGCCAGTGCGGGTAGGCGGTGTGGTGGTGGACGTTACGGAACGGAAACGGGCGGAGGAAATGACTGAATTCAGCACCAAGGAATTGGAACAACAGGTGGAGGAGCGGACGGCGCGTTATGTAGCAATCAACCGCGAGTTGGATTCGTTTAATTATTCGGTCTCACATGATTTGCGCGCTCCATTGCGGGCGATTTTTTCCTTCACGCAACTATTGTCCGAAGAGTATGGCAAAGACCTGGATGCACAGGGCAGGGAGTATTTGCAATTTGTGATCCAGGGAGCGGCACGGATGAACCAGACGGTGGAGGATCTTTTGGCGCTGGCGCGATTAACGCAAAGAGAACTGCAACTTAAACATGTGGATTTGAGTGCGCTGGCTTGGACGGTTGTAGAGGAGATGCGGTGTCGCGAGCCGGCGCGCGAGGTGCATTTTGAGATCCTGCCAACGCCAGCGGCGTATGGAGATCCGAGATTGATGCGGGTGGTTCTGGAACATCTGTTTAGCAATGCCTGGAAATTTACGGCAAAGCGCCCGGGAGCGAGGATTGAGTTTGGAGCGATGCTGCAGGAGGATGAGTGTGTGTATTTCGTAAAGGATAATGGAGTAGGGTTCGACATGGAAAGTTCCAAGCTGCTATTCGGACCGTTCCAACGATTGCACGCAGCCGAAGAATTCCCTGGAACCGGAATAGGACTGGCGACGGTGAATCGAATTATCACGCGTCATGGCGGAAGGATTTGGGCGCAAGGTGAGAAGGGCAAGGGAGCAGTTTTTTACTTTGCATTGCCCTGTGAGGACGCTGCCCCGGGGCAGCAGTTATACCAAATGCCAAAATTTACGAAATGGATAAAAGGACCGGAATGA
- a CDS encoding DUF2089 family protein produces the protein MHQPNHSRWIDLLEEEDLAFIKRFILSSGSLKDLATAYNVTYPTLRLRLDRLIAKLTVLDNQKIEDDHERLLRALFAEGKLDSVTFKKLLHTYQQQKKGAS, from the coding sequence ATGCATCAACCGAACCACAGCCGTTGGATTGACCTTTTGGAAGAGGAGGACCTGGCCTTTATCAAGCGCTTCATCCTTTCTTCCGGCTCGCTCAAGGACCTCGCCACGGCCTACAACGTGACTTACCCCACGCTCCGGCTGCGTCTCGATCGTTTGATTGCCAAGCTCACTGTCCTCGACAACCAGAAAATTGAAGACGACCACGAGCGCCTGCTCCGCGCCTTGTTCGCCGAAGGCAAGCTCGATTCGGTTACGTTCAAAAAACTGCTTCACACATATCAGCAACAAAAGAAAGGTGCTTCATGA
- a CDS encoding DUF4272 domain-containing protein, with amino-acid sequence MLRTRILYAYVVVALCLLTACSRSQPEALARKARSIALLKKDGVPVMENLPVIEDSKTAVRRSRKEVAQRAIALCIVAEKADGAGPEETNDLIKKYHADTFFTPKEMVFIKDPHPPKKMLNRFSWRYESYWVLLWSLGYIESLHKPDHQCDVLAAVAILKNRTTEQFIDGATLRDLNELLDHADLIYRYHWATVDSRVNGRKNPSNLNDDVAYEHHYALHWLIGDEDEDWDDVSTDT; translated from the coding sequence ATGCTGAGGACGCGCATACTTTACGCCTACGTTGTCGTAGCACTCTGTTTGCTTACTGCCTGCTCCAGAAGTCAACCGGAAGCTCTCGCTCGAAAAGCCCGGTCCATTGCCTTGCTTAAAAAGGATGGCGTGCCGGTTATGGAAAACCTTCCTGTCATTGAGGATTCCAAAACCGCCGTCCGCCGGTCCAGGAAAGAGGTGGCGCAACGAGCTATTGCTCTCTGCATTGTCGCTGAGAAAGCCGACGGGGCCGGACCGGAGGAAACTAACGACCTCATTAAGAAATACCATGCTGATACGTTCTTCACCCCCAAGGAAATGGTTTTCATAAAAGATCCCCACCCTCCCAAAAAAATGCTGAACCGTTTTTCATGGCGCTATGAATCTTACTGGGTGCTTCTTTGGTCTCTGGGCTATATCGAGAGCCTGCATAAACCCGACCACCAATGCGACGTGCTTGCAGCGGTCGCAATCCTTAAAAACCGCACGACCGAGCAATTCATCGACGGCGCAACTCTGCGTGACCTGAACGAGCTGCTGGATCACGCTGACCTTATTTACCGTTATCATTGGGCCACCGTTGATTCCCGGGTAAATGGCAGAAAAAACCCCTCCAACCTGAATGATGATGTCGCCTACGAGCACCACTATGCCCTGCACTGGCTGATCGGCGACGAGGACGAGGATTGGGACGATGTCTCCACCGATACCTAA
- a CDS encoding WD40 repeat domain-containing protein, translating to MKVGILSIFLLIAISAFSQGTPDILWQKSTPGTPFNGIAVSPDGRLVATAGTNAPVQVWNATNGSLAHSLSGPTSWIGQLAFSPNGGYLAAGSGDRTVTLWETTNWTLVSGFVTHQQGPAIAFSPDSSMIALSSQANVELRSLPKFGLIRSWTAGTNEIPAVAFSPDGTRLASSADFRGQDTRLKMWDVATGNLLWAVPTAQTYSIGSLAFSPDGTRIATANSLLNFSSSVQLFRVTDGALLRTYPENANSVAFSPDGLTTLSAGTNLVLRSVQSGALIASFTDGISANESRAITFAPDGSAFYYGHSSQHLFAARVPIAFHPFLLQPNGWTLRWNGGVGPYQPQFKTNLTDPWQDLGTPSTNQSFTISNQYPNAFFRVIAPQ from the coding sequence ATGAAAGTTGGAATCTTATCCATTTTTCTGCTTATCGCGATAAGCGCCTTTTCCCAGGGCACGCCGGACATCCTTTGGCAAAAGTCCACGCCGGGCACCCCATTCAACGGCATCGCCGTCTCACCCGATGGCAGACTGGTGGCCACTGCCGGCACCAACGCTCCAGTGCAAGTATGGAATGCCACCAACGGCTCCCTGGCGCATTCCCTCTCCGGCCCCACATCCTGGATCGGCCAACTCGCTTTTTCTCCCAACGGTGGCTACCTCGCCGCCGGCTCGGGTGACCGTACGGTCACCCTCTGGGAAACCACGAATTGGACGCTTGTCTCCGGCTTTGTCACCCATCAGCAAGGCCCCGCCATCGCCTTCTCACCCGACTCCTCCATGATCGCGCTCAGCTCCCAAGCCAATGTCGAACTCCGCTCCCTCCCCAAGTTCGGCCTGATCCGCAGTTGGACCGCTGGCACAAATGAAATTCCCGCCGTTGCCTTTTCCCCTGATGGCACCCGACTTGCCTCCAGCGCCGATTTTCGCGGCCAGGATACCCGCCTCAAAATGTGGGATGTCGCCACCGGCAATCTCCTCTGGGCCGTGCCAACCGCTCAAACCTATTCCATCGGCTCACTCGCTTTCTCACCGGATGGCACCCGCATCGCCACCGCCAACTCGCTCCTCAATTTCTCCAGCTCCGTGCAACTCTTCCGCGTCACTGATGGCGCTCTGCTCCGCACCTATCCCGAGAACGCCAACTCCGTCGCCTTCTCTCCCGATGGCCTGACCACGCTTTCGGCGGGCACCAACCTTGTTTTGCGCAGCGTCCAAAGCGGCGCCCTCATTGCATCCTTTACCGATGGGATTTCCGCAAATGAATCCCGTGCCATCACCTTTGCCCCTGATGGATCTGCGTTTTATTACGGTCATTCCTCGCAACACCTCTTCGCTGCTCGCGTCCCCATCGCCTTCCACCCGTTCCTTCTGCAACCCAACGGCTGGACCCTGCGTTGGAATGGCGGCGTTGGCCCATATCAACCCCAGTTCAAAACGAACCTTACCGATCCGTGGCAAGACCTCGGCACTCCCTCCACCAACCAATCCTTCACCATCTCCAACCAATACCCCAACGCCTTCTTTCGTGTCATTGCGCCGCAGTGA
- a CDS encoding InlB B-repeat-containing protein: MGCLLAGLWCGGRPSVATASTGPTGLAGLTNPVVFVTQVPIPRELNSTVSNTFLSVVSLFGNQCSDTARAGRGGDLWLLYTNGTLLNLTHAAGLGMSGVQHTNGIAVRDPQIHWGGGKVLFSMVVGAPRFSGDTNIFFWQLYELTNLTAVVANSNVVPAIVKVLNQPTNYNNVSPCYATDGRIIFMSDRPFNGLTHLYPQREEYKGAASITGVYSIDPTTNDLRVLEHTPSGAFNPFIDSFGRLIMTRWDHLVVDSNSTDDRLGRATNGSLNFSSELPNATILTNLVESFPEPRNFDTNALNALNINGNTFNQFFPWMLSQDGGNEELLNHVGRHELNKTIPTTFRADLDLVPLTNNTAAARAGAGIVSANTNYLDNFFQIAEDPRQPGTYFGVDAPDFSPFGGTHTAGQIITLTGGISLNPTGMVVSYITPKISNLAATPGVYRNPLPMSDKSLVAAYTGANAVDTNSGTANLIIPAYHFRLMTMTPNGATWTTNKLLTSGIAGSAVYWDDTTLVTNTSTLWELQPVEVTSRSVPQPWNPGVASVEAQVFSEENVDLNTFQADLKARGLALVISRNVTARDAADKQQPFNLRVPGGASSIVPGGHTNYDITHLQFLQADYLRGYNYNTTNIQPGRRILATPMHDTANFNPPSSRPNAPFGGSELMPDGSQATIVPAGRAVTWQLTGTNNNLSIVKERFWLTFRPGEIRTCANCHGINDKDQLGRPSPTNPPQALRELLRYWRTNGASTYQLTVSQGSGSGAYGAGSILSLTVQAAPSGQKFDHWAGAGVSSPGAMTTSFIMPGSNAVVSATYTNLPAPQITAIQPAANNQLQLSVQGVASQVYVIQISDDLVTWSNVSTNAADVNGALHWSTPVNSAVPKRFFRVTFP, encoded by the coding sequence ATGGGCTGCTTGTTGGCGGGGCTTTGGTGTGGTGGAAGGCCTTCGGTGGCAACCGCAAGCACGGGGCCAACGGGGTTGGCGGGGCTCACGAACCCGGTGGTGTTTGTCACCCAGGTGCCGATTCCGAGAGAGCTTAACAGCACGGTGTCGAACACGTTTCTTTCCGTTGTATCATTATTTGGCAATCAGTGCTCGGACACCGCGCGAGCGGGACGCGGCGGGGATTTGTGGCTGTTGTATACGAATGGCACGTTGCTGAATCTCACGCATGCGGCGGGTCTTGGGATGAGCGGGGTGCAACATACTAATGGCATTGCGGTGCGTGATCCTCAGATTCATTGGGGCGGAGGCAAGGTGCTCTTCAGTATGGTGGTGGGTGCGCCACGATTCTCGGGCGATACTAATATTTTCTTCTGGCAGCTCTATGAACTTACGAACCTGACCGCGGTGGTGGCGAACTCGAATGTGGTTCCCGCGATTGTGAAAGTTCTCAACCAGCCGACGAATTACAACAACGTCAGTCCTTGCTATGCGACGGATGGGCGGATCATTTTCATGAGTGACCGGCCGTTCAATGGGCTGACACATCTTTATCCGCAGCGCGAGGAGTATAAGGGTGCGGCGTCCATAACCGGCGTCTATAGCATCGATCCCACCACGAACGATTTGCGTGTGCTGGAGCATACGCCGAGCGGCGCGTTCAATCCGTTTATAGACAGTTTCGGCCGGCTCATTATGACGCGGTGGGACCATTTGGTGGTGGACAGTAATTCGACGGATGATCGGCTGGGTCGCGCAACGAATGGGTCATTGAACTTTTCATCGGAATTGCCGAATGCAACCATCCTGACAAATCTGGTGGAGTCCTTTCCCGAGCCGCGAAATTTTGATACGAACGCATTGAATGCGCTGAACATCAATGGGAATACATTCAACCAGTTCTTTCCCTGGATGCTTTCGCAAGATGGTGGCAATGAGGAATTGCTGAATCATGTCGGCCGGCATGAGTTAAACAAAACCATCCCCACCACGTTTCGGGCGGATTTGGATTTGGTGCCGCTGACGAATAATACTGCAGCCGCGCGTGCGGGAGCGGGAATCGTGAGCGCGAATACAAACTATCTGGATAACTTTTTTCAAATCGCCGAGGACCCGCGCCAACCGGGAACGTATTTCGGCGTCGATGCGCCGGATTTCAGTCCGTTTGGTGGCACCCATACAGCGGGGCAAATCATCACGCTTACGGGCGGGATTTCGCTGAATCCGACGGGCATGGTGGTTTCGTATATCACGCCCAAGATTTCCAATCTGGCAGCGACGCCGGGAGTGTATCGTAATCCGCTGCCGATGTCTGATAAGTCCCTGGTCGCGGCTTACACTGGCGCAAATGCAGTGGATACGAACTCTGGAACCGCAAACTTGATTATTCCGGCATACCATTTTCGTTTGATGACAATGACGCCCAACGGCGCGACGTGGACGACGAACAAACTGCTGACCAGCGGCATTGCGGGCAGTGCCGTTTATTGGGACGACACCACGTTGGTGACGAATACGAGTACTTTGTGGGAATTGCAGCCGGTGGAGGTGACATCGCGCTCCGTGCCGCAGCCGTGGAATCCGGGAGTGGCGAGCGTGGAGGCGCAGGTTTTCAGCGAGGAGAATGTGGATCTAAATACTTTCCAGGCGGATCTCAAGGCTCGTGGGCTGGCATTGGTGATCAGCCGCAATGTGACGGCGCGGGATGCGGCGGACAAGCAGCAGCCGTTCAACCTGCGGGTGCCGGGCGGGGCCAGTTCGATTGTGCCGGGCGGTCATACCAATTATGACATCACGCATTTGCAGTTTCTGCAGGCGGATTATCTGCGCGGATATAATTACAATACGACAAACATTCAGCCGGGCCGGCGCATTCTGGCCACGCCGATGCATGATACGGCCAATTTTAACCCGCCGAGCAGCCGGCCCAATGCGCCGTTCGGTGGCAGTGAATTGATGCCGGATGGGTCGCAGGCAACGATCGTGCCGGCGGGACGCGCGGTAACGTGGCAACTGACGGGCACCAACAATAATTTGAGCATTGTGAAGGAGCGTTTCTGGCTAACTTTCCGCCCCGGTGAAATTCGCACCTGTGCGAATTGCCACGGCATCAACGACAAGGATCAGCTTGGACGGCCATCACCAACGAATCCGCCGCAGGCATTGCGTGAATTGCTGCGTTATTGGAGAACGAATGGGGCAAGCACGTATCAGTTGACTGTCAGCCAAGGGAGTGGGAGCGGTGCGTACGGAGCCGGTTCCATTCTCAGCCTGACAGTGCAGGCGGCACCTTCCGGTCAGAAATTTGATCATTGGGCAGGGGCGGGCGTGAGCAGCCCAGGTGCAATGACCACGTCGTTCATCATGCCGGGCAGCAATGCGGTGGTGAGTGCCACGTATACGAATCTGCCAGCGCCGCAGATTACTGCAATACAGCCAGCGGCGAATAATCAGTTGCAGCTTTCTGTGCAAGGGGTTGCATCGCAGGTTTATGTGATTCAAATATCTGATGATTTGGTGACGTGGTCGAACGTGAGCACGAATGCAGCGGATGTTAATGGGGCTTTGCACTGGTCTACGCCGGTCAATTCGGCGGTGCCTAAGCGGTTCTTCCGGGTGACGTTTCCCTGA
- a CDS encoding DUF2330 domain-containing protein yields MMAILAALSLASALADGCFVFKWNKAIDINEPTQKAIIFHDAGREDLLLQVKYEGPLEDFGWLIPTPNLPDVREGTMGPFYELSKLTQRHFGSGEGWGRGRGLDTLSNGGSAEDVKVIQIKTVGAYEVSILSPKDAGSLQRWLKAHAYSFPEGKSEIVEEYIRLGWYFIAAKIELNKGLGFKKVPATSPKEAPGAATARTTLQSKLSSGELHPLLISFDTPKAVFPLKISAVGGKPSEVSLYVIAAEPLLSRFIYGQSVERLGQKYNQWEAEKSARQESRQKSHQNMSALGLQMFLDSFYSKDPRDPIRQRLRDYTREELLALASEGERTVQKDELSEIYYAPPGELLQCLRVNDKELPACRKSFSRLKNGDWYLTKLVHTFASADMRDLEFEPAFPALARTLSQPVGQIPAQILGQLGPKAQVYLTQACSSTNSVERLNAVIGIETSRTPGFGDTLAVLLKDPTPAIRLHTLRALDANTVSRVVDTIIALLRDPNREIRQEACGLLDNESVDRTPFYLALTRDPDPNVRMSSIGIATWINRYAPSDKVFQETLRLLKDPNEDVRTGALHALLQMRARISSQEVPRVEILPFLSSRDPEVRGMAYALLRDGPQVPGNPWAALPSSETLGLLKNPVTMARLMGLKNLQSTGDAEAVELILPLLTDTNKLVRNRAFFVLREITGGDVSENDPAKWQAWWKANKSSFRPKQTVDQNKE; encoded by the coding sequence ATGATGGCCATTCTCGCTGCCTTGAGCCTGGCCTCCGCCTTGGCTGACGGTTGTTTTGTTTTCAAATGGAACAAGGCCATTGACATAAACGAACCTACACAGAAAGCGATTATCTTCCACGACGCCGGTCGCGAGGACCTTCTGCTCCAGGTGAAGTATGAGGGACCGCTGGAAGATTTTGGTTGGCTGATCCCAACGCCAAACCTGCCAGACGTCCGGGAAGGGACCATGGGGCCATTCTATGAGCTAAGCAAATTGACGCAGAGACACTTCGGGTCTGGTGAAGGCTGGGGGCGAGGTCGCGGCCTTGACACGCTTTCAAACGGCGGATCGGCTGAGGACGTTAAGGTAATTCAAATCAAGACCGTCGGCGCGTATGAAGTGTCCATTCTTTCTCCCAAGGACGCCGGCAGTCTGCAGCGGTGGCTCAAGGCTCACGCGTATTCCTTCCCCGAAGGAAAATCCGAAATAGTGGAGGAATATATTCGACTGGGCTGGTATTTCATCGCCGCAAAGATCGAGTTGAATAAGGGACTTGGTTTCAAGAAAGTGCCTGCCACCTCGCCGAAGGAAGCTCCAGGCGCGGCCACCGCCCGCACGACACTTCAATCCAAGCTTTCCAGCGGGGAACTGCACCCGTTGTTGATCAGCTTCGACACCCCAAAAGCTGTTTTCCCTTTGAAAATTTCAGCGGTTGGCGGCAAGCCTTCCGAGGTCTCTCTTTACGTCATTGCGGCAGAACCCTTGCTGAGTCGGTTTATTTATGGACAGTCCGTCGAGAGGCTCGGCCAAAAATATAACCAATGGGAGGCGGAAAAGTCGGCGCGGCAGGAAAGTCGTCAGAAGTCGCATCAGAATATGAGTGCGCTCGGACTTCAGATGTTCTTGGATTCGTTTTACTCAAAAGATCCTAGAGATCCGATTCGGCAACGCCTTCGCGACTACACTCGGGAGGAGCTTCTGGCTCTGGCGAGTGAAGGGGAGAGGACTGTGCAAAAAGATGAACTCAGCGAAATCTATTATGCGCCACCGGGAGAGTTGCTTCAATGTCTGCGAGTGAATGACAAAGAACTTCCTGCTTGCCGCAAAAGTTTTTCGCGCTTGAAAAATGGAGACTGGTATCTCACCAAGCTGGTTCACACGTTCGCTTCGGCCGATATGCGCGATCTCGAATTCGAGCCGGCGTTCCCCGCGCTCGCTCGCACGTTGAGCCAACCCGTGGGGCAAATCCCCGCACAAATCCTGGGCCAACTTGGTCCAAAGGCGCAGGTCTATTTGACTCAGGCTTGCAGCAGCACAAACTCCGTCGAACGTCTCAACGCGGTCATCGGAATTGAGACAAGTCGTACACCAGGTTTTGGCGACACCCTGGCAGTACTTCTGAAGGATCCAACGCCCGCGATCCGCCTTCACACGTTGCGCGCCCTCGATGCCAATACGGTGAGCCGGGTTGTTGATACAATTATAGCGCTCCTACGAGATCCCAACCGCGAGATTCGGCAGGAAGCCTGCGGACTCCTTGATAACGAGTCTGTGGATAGAACTCCCTTCTATCTGGCGCTGACACGGGATCCTGACCCAAACGTTCGGATGTCCTCAATCGGCATTGCCACCTGGATAAACAGGTATGCCCCTTCGGATAAAGTTTTCCAAGAGACACTGCGGCTGTTAAAAGATCCGAACGAAGACGTCCGGACCGGCGCTTTGCATGCGCTCCTCCAGATGCGCGCCAGGATCTCTTCCCAGGAGGTACCACGAGTGGAAATTCTGCCATTCCTGAGCAGCCGGGACCCCGAAGTCCGTGGCATGGCCTATGCCCTCCTACGCGACGGTCCTCAGGTGCCCGGCAACCCATGGGCGGCCCTTCCCTCCAGCGAAACTTTAGGCCTCCTAAAAAATCCCGTAACAATGGCCCGTCTCATGGGACTAAAAAACCTGCAGAGCACCGGTGATGCCGAAGCGGTGGAATTGATCCTTCCGCTGCTCACCGATACCAACAAACTCGTGCGGAACCGCGCTTTCTTTGTTCTGCGGGAAATCACCGGTGGCGATGTGTCCGAAAATGACCCTGCCAAATGGCAAGCTTGGTGGAAGGCAAACAAGTCATCGTTTCGCCCGAAACAAACGGTCGATCAAAATAAAGAATAA
- a CDS encoding HEAT repeat domain-containing protein: MGKKRLTLILTLLAGGGVLLFVMMLGAREPQYEGKGLSAWLEDLRQNPPRAGVYNPAVDALREMGTNAVPYLVNLLQAKDSRIKIAAAYLPWWQRWTGFDFQWAHEKRSAALRGIRVLGPKARGAIPMLAEQMSGDSIAAGHRAQEVAYTLSEVGEEAIPVLEAALTNPNQLSRCAAIMALGRFTSRGDVVVPILIPMLKSGSVMERSAAADALEEFPEQAEVIVPALMGCLEDRNETMRQNAARVLVGFGEKAKPAFPLLLKRAGSGGYNESITMTGALMKIDLEVTISCLVKDPESRGTNVRRGPAWRLKVAGKDGIVAMLALIKCLEDENDTVRLNAWVALQEIGGQPDIVVPALTKKLKDSDAQVRKIAAVALGAIGERSKAAMPNFLKLIEANKDNKLK; this comes from the coding sequence GTGGGGAAGAAACGGCTCACTTTGATTTTGACGCTGCTCGCTGGTGGCGGAGTTCTTTTATTCGTGATGATGCTGGGGGCTCGGGAGCCGCAATATGAAGGGAAGGGGCTCAGCGCGTGGTTGGAAGATTTACGTCAGAATCCGCCGAGAGCTGGCGTATATAATCCTGCCGTTGATGCTTTGCGCGAGATGGGAACCAACGCGGTGCCCTACCTGGTCAACCTGCTGCAAGCGAAAGATTCCCGGATCAAAATTGCCGCTGCATACCTGCCTTGGTGGCAACGGTGGACAGGTTTTGATTTTCAATGGGCACATGAAAAGCGAAGTGCTGCACTCCGTGGGATACGAGTCCTTGGACCAAAAGCCAGAGGTGCAATCCCAATGCTGGCGGAACAGATGAGTGGAGATAGCATCGCTGCGGGACATAGAGCGCAGGAGGTTGCTTATACCTTGTCCGAGGTGGGGGAGGAAGCCATTCCGGTTTTGGAAGCGGCGCTGACCAACCCAAATCAATTGAGTCGGTGTGCAGCCATAATGGCCTTGGGCAGATTTACCTCCAGAGGGGATGTGGTGGTGCCAATATTAATACCGATGCTCAAGAGCGGGAGCGTAATGGAGCGAAGTGCAGCAGCCGATGCCTTGGAAGAATTTCCTGAACAAGCGGAGGTGATTGTGCCCGCACTCATGGGATGTTTGGAGGATAGGAATGAAACCATGCGCCAAAATGCAGCTCGTGTGTTGGTGGGTTTTGGTGAGAAGGCGAAGCCTGCCTTCCCTCTACTACTAAAAAGAGCCGGGAGCGGAGGTTACAATGAAAGCATCACTATGACAGGAGCTTTGATGAAGATAGATTTAGAGGTGACGATTTCCTGCCTGGTTAAAGATCCAGAATCTCGGGGAACAAATGTTCGGAGAGGGCCTGCCTGGAGGTTAAAGGTGGCCGGGAAGGATGGAATTGTGGCCATGCTAGCTTTGATAAAATGCCTGGAGGATGAGAATGACACGGTCCGTCTGAATGCCTGGGTGGCGCTGCAGGAGATTGGGGGGCAGCCGGATATTGTGGTGCCAGCGTTGACGAAGAAATTGAAGGATTCCGATGCACAGGTCAGGAAGATTGCGGCAGTGGCCCTCGGTGCAATTGGGGAGCGATCGAAAGCGGCAATGCCAAACTTCTTGAAACTGATAGAAGCGAATAAGGACAATAAGCTGAAGTAA